A section of the Parasteatoda tepidariorum isolate YZ-2023 chromosome 6, CAS_Ptep_4.0, whole genome shotgun sequence genome encodes:
- the LOC107456435 gene encoding ovochymase-1, which produces MNQQRNELIFKWIPLILVFFIQFKCGSVKAGRYPGFYPYDQRYSDVHISPGRDYDYLCETPDKQPGECRALHDCWTSSYVNIQRASCQFYGNVEFFCCPYQETHNPESSPPVRHVVQPIKIETNSPLRTLFNPLNVLVNIVVPGLGSLIHTGASTATKESSSLEIQVAKATSSHTTKVTSLISTVPVRSQNHTKQAVSDQKLYPTKSTTYSWNQATVYPLNTNQSRTSLKPYPTRKIVLHWHLNTTVHTTPSTTVPTAPSRRPRSTVNPNREFAQAASNWSLISEKQTTPSWLTPTTSTKRQTAPNRKPRSTAKSSRKPAQATSNWSLSSEKQTTPSRQTPAISSIRHTVPSRRPRSTKQSSRKPMRTTTNWSFSSEKQTPSWQTRSSGITAFQPVLSTRTTKLPQVIYFTSRKPQSNPASQPAELHPTSQPAVCGRRFLTSSRSTTRPELQAFVLGGTNSEDQAWPWMASVHSWNQFGLSRFICGGSLITSRHILTAAHCFDNKNSVMRYTAILGVTNLTLVSDEESEFIQEHRRITRIKLHDEYKQRIYYHDIAIIILSEDVILNSKVSTLCLPTTQDLTSMNPQTPATVAGWGHTSFGGLSSNVLQDAELQIINFNRCQNSYDRFRTKSLPHGITSDMLCAGKPGGKGDACQGDSGGPLVVEKGKKWIQIGIVSFGYQCGLVEYPGVYTKVSSYLTWIQRILQGKTMLIILVFTTVLLLNIFKIEASSFSRIRCKSESGHAGLCVAKRYCRIQNVKLSPCMAHDPSLYCCPFPTDGVKDWDVEDSSVITYPSDEVLGSKKIASSGEIELHAGNDKIVFPNPDKIIPNFKPRIPTTTSIIPPNITPESNTVRSILNSEEQKSLERNPHEVYDSSEIENHDTEIPFILITTSKTIETSKTLTPIPRENTDDITELSLVSSEVAGTQSYGTKKDDGVESFFSTVSSITLNKLTFGPFDSLETNRASEPACGRAPYSPNISGGTESRANQWPWMAAIFQRFTTARPNKFLCGGSLINSRYILTAAHCCVSGTTASPLPASSFLVQLGSSAMHRGDSFSIEKVKVHSNFSFTGQYNDIALLSLATGLSSYTDRIAPVCLPYPTLQDADLVDHLATVVGWGATFLGGEHQENLLEVTVPIVSTDDCALAYSRIKSAAFLARGSTHVLCAGLKEGGKDSCKSDSGGPLMIPLSNDRWTVIGIVSFGYRCAEPGFPGVYTRVTHYLEWIYTNTHDFDNTKPN; this is translated from the exons ATGAACCAGCAAAG gaATGAACTGATTTTCAAATGGATTCCCTTGATCCTTGTgttctttattcaatttaagtGTGGATCTGTAAAAGCTGGAAGATATCCAG GTTTTTATCCTTATGATCAGAGATATTCTGACGTACATATATCACCAGGAAGAGACTATGATTATTTATGTGAAACTCCAGACAAGCAACCTGGTGAGTGCAGAGCATTACATGATTGTTGGACTTCAAGTTACGTAAATATCCAGCGGGCATCATGCCAATTCTATGGAAATGTCGAGTTCTTTTGCTGCCCTTACCAAGAAACACACAATCCCGAATCTTCACCTCCAGTAAGGCATGTCGTTCAGCCTATAAAGATAGAAACTAATTCCCCCCTTAGAACACTTTTCAATCCTTTGaatgttttagtaaatattgtaGTACCCGGATTGGGTTCTTTAATCCACACAGGCGCAAGTACTGCTACTAAAGAAAGTTCATCATTAGAAATACAGGTTGCAAAAGCTACTTCTTCCCATACAACAAAAGTTACCAGCTTAATTTCTACGGTTCCTGTTAGGAGTCAAAACCATACTAAGCAAGCAGTGAGTGATCAAAAGCTATATCCTACTAAATCCACTACTTATAGTTGGAATCAGGCTACTGTATATCCATTGAACACAAACCAATCTAGAACAAGTTTAAAACCATATCCAACCAGGAAAATAGTTTTACATTGGCATTTGAATACTACAGTACATACAACACCGAGTACTACAGTGCCAACTGCTCCAAGTAGAAGACCAAGATCCACTGTAAACCCAAATAGAGAATTCGCTCAAGCAGCTTCAAACTGGAGCCTTATTTCTGAAAAGCAAACAACACCAAGTTGGCTGACTCCTACTACAAGCACTAAAAGACAAACTGCTCCAAATAGAAAACCACGATCCACTGCAAAATCAAGTAGAAAACCAGCGCAAGCAACTTCGAATTGGAGTCTTAGTTCGGAAAAGCAAACAACACCAAGTAGGCAAACTCCAGCTATAAGCAGTATAAGGCACACTGTTCCAAGTAGAAGACCTAGATCAACTAAACAATCAAGTAGAAAACCCATGCGAACAACTACAAACTGGAGCTTTAGTTCTGAAAAGCAAACACCAAGTTGGCAAACTCGTTCTTCAGGAATAACAGCTTTTCAACCAG ttttatctaCGAGGACTACAAAATTGCCTCAGGTGATATACTTTACAAGTAGGAAACCGCAAAGCAATCCTGCTTCTCAACCAGCAGAATTACATCCTACTTCACAGCCAG CTGTTTGTGGGCGGCGATTTCTTACATCTAGCAGAAGCACGACTAGGCCAGAACTGCAGGCATTCGTCCTCGGCGGAACTAATTCCGAAGATCAAGCATGGCCCTGGATG GCTTCAGTACACTCCTGGAATCAATTTGGTCTGAGTCGCTTCATTTGTGGAGGAAGTTTAATAACTTCACGTCATATTCTAACAGCAGCTCATTGTTTTGACAACAA GAATAGTGTCATGAGGTACACAGCCATCCTCGGAGTAACTAATCTCACTTTGGTGTCTGACGAAGAAAGTGAATTCATCCAAGAGCATCGACGCATAACTAGAATAAAACTCCATGATGAATACAAGCAGAGAATTTACTACCATGACATTGCAATCATCATTTTATCCGAAGATGTCATATTAAACAGCAAAGTATCAACTCTTTGTTTACCTACAACGCAGGATCTGACGTCAATGAATCCTCAAACTCCGGCTACTGTAGCTGGATGGGGTCACACTAGCTTCG GTGGATTGAGTAGCAACGTTTTGCAAGATGCCGaacttcaaataataaattttaatcggTGCCAAAACTCCTACGATCGATTTCGAACGAAATCTCTACCACACGGAATTACATCTGATATGCTGTGTGCTGGAAAACCTGGAGGAAAAGGAGATGCTTGTCAA GGAGATTCAGGCGGTCCTTTAGTAGtggagaaaggaaaaaaatggattCAGATAGGCATTGTATCTTTCGGTTATCAATGTGGACTTGTTGAATATCCTGGTGTGTACACTAAAGTTTCATCCTATTTGACATGGATTCAGCGTATTTTACAAGGAAAA ACCATGCtgattattttggtttttactACAGTTTTACtgctgaatattttcaaaatag AAGCAAGTAGTTTCAGTCGAATCAGGTGCAAGTCTGAGTCTGGTCATGCCGGTCTCTGTGTTGCAAAACGGTATTGTAGAATCCAAAACGTGAAGTTGTCACCTTGCATGGCGCATGATCCATCTCTTTACTGTTGCCCATTTCCGACAGATGGCGTTAAGGACTGGGATGTTGAAGATTCGTCGGTAATTACTTATCCCAGTGATGAAGTCCTGGgatcaaaaaaaatt GCATCAAGTGGAGAAATTGAGTTGCATGCCGGAAACGACAAGATAGTATTTCCAAACCCCGATAAGATAATTCCTAATTTTAAGCCTAGAATTCCAACTACGACATCCATAATTCCTCCAAATATTACTCCTGAATCCAATACAGTTCGAAGTATTCTCAATTCTGAAGAACAAAAATCCTTGGAAAGAAACCCACATGAGGTCTACGATAGTTCTGAGATTGAAAACCATGATACTGAAATTCCGTTTATATTGATCACTACATCAAAAACCATCGAAACATCAAAAACTCTTACTCCGATACCAAGAGAAAATACTGATGACATCACTGAACTTTCGCTTGTTTCATCTGAAGTCGCTGGTACACAGAGCTATGGAACAAAAAAGGATGATGGCGTTGAGtcatttttttcaactgtttCATCAATCACGTTGAATAAATTGACATTTGGACCTTTTGATAGCCTTGAAACAAATAGAGCTTCCGAACCAG cttGTGGTCGTGCTCCTTACTCGCCAAATATTTCTGGAGGTACTGAATCAAGAGCGAATCAATGGCCGTGGATG gctgCTATATTCCAAAGATTTACTACAGCTAGACCAAATAAGTTCTTGTGTGGAGGCTCACTTATAAATAGTCGCTATATTTTAACTGCTGCTCATTGCTGTGTCAGTGGTACTACTGCCTCTCCatt aCCTGCATCTTCTTTTCTTGTACAATTGGGTTCAAGTGCAATGCACAGAGGAGACAGTTTTTCCATAGAGAAAGTTAAAGTGCATAGCAACTTCTCATTTACTGGTCAGTACAATGACATAGCACTCTTGAGCCTAGCGACTGGTCTATCCTCATACACTGACCGCATTGCCCCCGTGTGTCTTCCTTACCCGACCCTTCAAGACGCTGATTTGGTTGACCATTTGGCTACAGTAGTAGGATGGGGTGCTACTTTTTTag GCGGAGAACATCAAGAGAATCTACTCGAAGTTACCGTGCCTATAGTGTCGACAGACGACTGCGCCCTAGCCTATTCCCGAATAAAGAGCGCAGCTTTTTTGGCCAGAGGTTCAACTCATGTGTTATGTGCTGGCCTCAAAGAGGGTGGAAAAGACTCGTGCAAG agTGATTCTGGGGGTCCACTAATGATTCCATTGAGTAATGATCGTTGGACTGTGATTGGTATCGTTTCATTCGGTTACAGATGTGCAGAGCCTGGGTTTCCTGGAGTCTACACAAGAGTCACCCACTATTTAGAATGGATATATACCAATACACATGATTTTGATAATACCaaaccaaattaa